From the genome of Paraburkholderia aromaticivorans, one region includes:
- a CDS encoding GDP-mannose mannosyl hydrolase has protein sequence MLTEIDFLDVVRLTPLVAFDLIVSDAQGRVLIGRRRNRPARGTWFVPGGRIHKDETLDAAFARIADAELGIANLARSAARFEGVFEHHYSDNFAGEPDVSTHYIVLAYALTLAGTAPLGRPEQHSEYVWLAPAELLARADVHDNTKAYFR, from the coding sequence ATGCTGACCGAGATCGATTTTTTGGACGTGGTCCGTCTCACGCCGCTGGTCGCGTTCGATCTGATCGTCAGCGATGCTCAAGGGCGCGTGCTGATCGGCCGCCGCCGCAACCGGCCCGCCCGCGGCACCTGGTTCGTTCCCGGCGGCCGCATTCACAAAGACGAAACACTCGACGCCGCATTCGCGCGCATCGCCGACGCCGAGCTGGGCATCGCGAATCTGGCGCGCTCGGCGGCGCGCTTTGAAGGCGTGTTCGAGCATCACTACAGTGACAACTTCGCGGGCGAGCCGGACGTATCGACTCACTACATCGTGCTCGCCTATGCGCTGACGCTCGCGGGCACCGCCCCGCTCGGACGGCCCGAGCAGCACAGCGAATATGTCTGGCTCGCACCGGCGGAACTGCTGGCGCGCGCGGACGTTCACGACAACACCAAAGCCTACTTCCGCTAA
- a CDS encoding RICIN domain-containing protein: MRSSAIRLVRDSFVACLALLFFAFLPGSARAADCGAGTLVTVVAHLDDDLLFVDPAISERLDAGWCITTVHLIGGANGADFAYVQTRERASRLAYARMAGVPDEWLESNVTIAGKLVHQMVLKASPRVRLLELRLPGGAVRGGRVPLGLLWEQRATLLTYPLNADGSARVKYDRDGLSATLKAILAPATLIYTLNPDTVPFIEHPDHILTARVTRHVAQTLGKSAPIIYHVTYPTGSWPGNLPAAEVQRKRDIVASYFSIDGSESSHVFGEFQWDGNWISRRYAFADRTDRRVPDFVSHPIQLFNAAASRCLNAPGPGRAPTLAACTGSPAQQWRWDPLTVYPGNTRNAALVSVETSQCIAERDGYLVAETCDQWDVAQRWTPWDFGLVYTPMRHCLGENDGKLTMRGCTALTTRYRWATTQHTQANDLRLATAMVGDVAGSSEQSAVYVQRQHDGPGFNVYAASLAKVSPPALWYASVVPFDPLATAASCAGDKLCFDSVRFLLGDFDGDGKADLMIVAAREGGTAFWLLRSAGDHFEAPRLWLQTSTAFKPDLTQQYVAADFTAAGRASVLIAQKRADSGLDLWVASPQKSAASVGSAPALWAQARNLPRNVNLLVRETAGSRASLIAVDGANGRLAFTSIANEGARMTVGERTVLPASFVPDFVKVTMGAVHGRDSNTLILLTPHLDESGEEGTIDVATLDLSGATSAPVPAATLHDLSWSDVFPQFVRDRHGAALMLFRRTDATLGDFYFTGGAPALSRYPSGNGLALGEAQDLGKLPGLFSETVRIDRLAQ; the protein is encoded by the coding sequence ATGCGATCATCGGCAATCCGGCTCGTTCGCGATTCATTCGTTGCGTGTCTCGCGCTGCTCTTCTTCGCCTTCCTTCCGGGCTCCGCTCGCGCGGCCGACTGCGGCGCCGGTACGCTGGTCACCGTGGTGGCTCACCTCGACGACGATCTGCTGTTCGTGGACCCCGCCATCAGCGAGCGTCTCGACGCGGGATGGTGCATCACCACCGTGCATCTGATCGGCGGCGCCAACGGCGCGGACTTCGCTTATGTTCAAACGCGCGAGCGGGCTTCGCGGCTCGCCTACGCGCGCATGGCGGGCGTGCCTGACGAGTGGCTCGAGTCGAACGTGACGATTGCCGGCAAGCTCGTGCATCAGATGGTGCTGAAGGCGAGCCCACGCGTGCGCCTGCTCGAACTGCGGCTGCCCGGCGGCGCGGTACGCGGCGGCCGCGTGCCGCTCGGCCTGTTGTGGGAACAACGCGCCACGCTCTTAACTTATCCGTTGAACGCGGACGGCTCCGCGCGCGTGAAATACGATCGCGATGGCTTGTCCGCCACATTGAAAGCGATACTCGCGCCGGCGACGCTGATCTATACGCTCAACCCGGATACCGTGCCGTTCATCGAGCATCCCGATCACATCCTTACCGCGCGCGTTACACGCCACGTGGCCCAGACGCTCGGCAAGAGCGCGCCGATCATCTACCACGTCACCTATCCGACCGGCAGCTGGCCGGGCAATCTCCCGGCCGCCGAAGTGCAGCGCAAGCGCGACATTGTCGCCAGCTATTTTTCGATCGACGGCAGCGAGTCGTCGCATGTATTCGGTGAGTTTCAATGGGACGGCAACTGGATTTCGCGCCGCTATGCTTTTGCCGATCGCACTGATCGCCGCGTGCCGGATTTCGTGTCTCACCCAATTCAGCTCTTCAACGCGGCGGCGAGCCGCTGCCTGAACGCGCCGGGACCTGGCCGCGCGCCGACGCTCGCGGCGTGCACCGGCTCGCCGGCCCAGCAATGGCGATGGGATCCGCTGACGGTCTACCCCGGCAATACCCGCAACGCCGCGCTCGTGAGCGTCGAGACTTCGCAATGCATTGCCGAACGCGACGGCTATCTGGTCGCCGAGACCTGCGATCAATGGGACGTGGCGCAGCGCTGGACGCCATGGGACTTCGGCCTCGTCTATACGCCGATGCGGCATTGCCTCGGCGAAAACGACGGCAAGCTGACCATGCGTGGCTGTACCGCCCTCACCACGCGCTACCGGTGGGCCACCACGCAACACACCCAGGCAAACGATCTGCGGCTCGCCACCGCGATGGTGGGCGACGTGGCCGGCTCGAGTGAACAGTCGGCGGTGTATGTCCAGCGGCAGCACGACGGCCCGGGGTTCAACGTCTACGCCGCGTCGCTCGCCAAGGTGTCGCCGCCCGCGCTGTGGTACGCGAGCGTCGTCCCATTCGATCCGCTCGCCACCGCGGCAAGCTGCGCCGGCGACAAATTGTGCTTCGACAGCGTACGCTTCCTGCTTGGCGATTTCGACGGCGACGGCAAGGCGGATCTGATGATCGTCGCGGCGCGCGAGGGCGGGACCGCGTTCTGGTTGCTTCGCAGTGCCGGCGACCATTTCGAGGCGCCGCGCCTCTGGCTGCAAACCAGCACTGCATTCAAGCCGGACTTGACGCAGCAATATGTGGCCGCGGACTTCACCGCGGCGGGCCGGGCCAGCGTGCTGATCGCGCAGAAACGGGCCGACAGCGGGCTCGATCTGTGGGTGGCGTCGCCGCAAAAATCGGCAGCTTCGGTGGGGTCGGCGCCGGCGCTGTGGGCACAGGCCCGAAACCTGCCGCGCAACGTCAATCTATTGGTACGTGAGACGGCGGGCTCGCGCGCCTCGTTGATCGCGGTGGACGGTGCGAACGGACGCCTCGCGTTCACCTCCATCGCCAACGAGGGCGCACGCATGACCGTCGGCGAGCGCACCGTCTTGCCGGCGAGTTTCGTCCCGGACTTCGTGAAAGTGACCATGGGCGCCGTGCACGGGCGCGACAGTAACACGCTGATTCTGCTCACGCCGCATCTCGACGAATCGGGCGAAGAAGGCACGATCGACGTCGCCACGCTCGACTTGAGCGGCGCGACGAGCGCGCCGGTCCCGGCCGCGACATTACATGACCTGTCGTGGTCGGATGTCTTTCCGCAATTCGTGCGCGACCGGCACGGCGCCGCACTCATGCTGTTTCGACGGACCGACGCCACCCTCGGCGATTTCTACTTCACCGGCGGCGCGCCCGCGTTGTCGCGCTATCCGTCGGGAAACGGACTCGCCTTGGGCGAAGCTCAGGATCTGGGCAAACTGCCGGGGCTTTTCTCGGAGACAGTGCGAATCGACCGGCTCGCGCAGTAG
- a CDS encoding glycosyltransferase family 4 protein → MRILQLVHAPRLSGAEVLVKGLAIHHQRGGHEVCMTSLLPEQDDFADIHAELQAAGVTCLFPEVRYGRIGKLLHLYRVVRRFRPDFIVAHATLAALYVRLLPVHTPIAWVMHSGVNDFENGALKRAERLLSRRARAIIGVSQQNIDDYLREIGRHPSMVVIPNGVDAQLFAEANDAGTPDIDLHPKQIVQLGRYIEGKSQLDTIRAFERVLQSEPDARLLLCGVVEDLDYHRAVLELVRQLGLESKVSVGGPRSDVAAILRTSRVFAMPSRFEAQSIGFLEALASGIPVVASRIPSFGFASSFAGVNLVDTTDPEAYGNALLSALNTPRATRQLAGYTLHDTADRYMSIARKFAQPLQVSA, encoded by the coding sequence GTGAGGATTCTTCAACTGGTTCATGCACCGCGATTGTCGGGGGCAGAAGTACTCGTAAAGGGGCTGGCCATTCACCATCAGCGCGGTGGTCATGAAGTCTGCATGACGTCGCTGCTCCCAGAGCAGGACGACTTCGCCGACATTCACGCCGAGCTTCAGGCCGCGGGCGTCACCTGCCTGTTTCCCGAGGTCCGCTACGGCAGGATAGGCAAACTGCTCCACCTGTATCGCGTGGTGCGGCGGTTCCGCCCGGATTTCATCGTGGCGCATGCAACGCTTGCGGCGCTGTATGTCCGTCTTCTGCCGGTCCATACGCCGATTGCGTGGGTCATGCATTCCGGCGTCAACGACTTCGAGAACGGCGCGCTCAAGCGCGCCGAGCGCCTGCTCTCGCGGCGGGCCAGAGCGATCATCGGTGTGTCGCAGCAGAATATCGACGACTACCTGCGGGAAATCGGCCGGCATCCGTCCATGGTGGTGATTCCGAACGGCGTGGATGCGCAATTGTTCGCCGAAGCCAACGACGCCGGCACGCCGGATATCGACCTACACCCGAAGCAGATCGTTCAGCTTGGCCGGTATATCGAAGGCAAGAGCCAGCTCGACACGATTCGCGCGTTCGAACGCGTGTTGCAATCGGAGCCGGACGCGCGTCTCTTATTGTGCGGTGTGGTCGAAGATCTGGACTATCACAGGGCGGTGCTGGAGCTCGTCCGGCAGCTCGGGCTGGAAAGCAAGGTGAGCGTGGGCGGCCCGCGCTCCGACGTGGCCGCGATCCTGCGCACCTCGCGCGTGTTCGCCATGCCGTCGCGTTTCGAAGCGCAGAGCATCGGTTTTCTGGAGGCGCTGGCCTCCGGTATTCCTGTCGTGGCGAGCCGGATTCCTTCTTTCGGCTTTGCGAGCTCCTTTGCCGGCGTCAACCTCGTCGACACCACCGACCCCGAAGCCTACGGCAACGCCTTGCTGAGCGCGCTCAATACACCGCGCGCCACCCGGCAACTGGCGGGCTACACGTTGCACGACACGGCGGATCGTTACATGTCGATCGCGCGCAAGTTCGCTCAACCCCTCCAGGTCTCGGCCTGA
- a CDS encoding amino acid permease, whose protein sequence is MDINTALPSAESADNDVKLLHKMGYAQELSRRMGAFSNFAVSFSLICILSGGITSFQMGLSAAGGASIGLGWPLGSLFALVVAAAMAQIASSYPTAGGLYHWSSILGGKTWGWLTAWLNLLGLVFVVAAINYGTYDPFFRTLIAPMFGVKPEALGWWQQTLFLTVITASQAFLNHRGIRITSKITDLSGYLIFVVTILLVGSLLVYSPVKIDLSRLYTFTNFTGVDGGAWPKQTMAMAFLSGLLLTAYTITGFDASAHTSEETHQAARNVPRGIVGSVFWSTTFGYVMVCAFVLVMPDIGAAVKQGTGFFEAILAPIPGPLRIVIELLMFFINYVCGLAAVTSTSRMMFAFARDGGLPASKWLRKVNAAHRTPGAAIWTSAVLAIVVTLYGDAFTVLSAGSAVFLFISYAMPIAAGILAEGRTWNEKGPFQLGMLSKPFAVAAVIGALVLAYVGMQPPNQKVVYVIVGLLAVLLAIWYGAGVRNSFAGPPIGKVSKERESELRGMEGQLGES, encoded by the coding sequence ATGGACATCAACACGGCCTTGCCGTCGGCGGAGTCCGCCGACAACGACGTCAAGCTGTTGCACAAGATGGGTTACGCACAGGAACTGTCCCGGCGCATGGGGGCGTTCTCGAACTTCGCGGTGTCGTTCTCGCTGATCTGCATTCTCTCGGGCGGCATCACGTCGTTCCAGATGGGCTTGTCGGCGGCGGGCGGGGCGTCGATCGGACTCGGCTGGCCGCTCGGCTCGCTGTTCGCGCTGGTGGTGGCCGCGGCGATGGCGCAGATCGCTTCGTCGTATCCCACGGCGGGCGGCCTGTATCACTGGAGTTCGATCCTCGGCGGCAAAACGTGGGGCTGGCTGACCGCGTGGCTGAATCTGCTCGGCCTCGTGTTCGTGGTCGCCGCGATCAACTACGGCACCTACGATCCGTTCTTCCGCACGCTGATCGCGCCGATGTTCGGCGTGAAACCCGAAGCGCTCGGCTGGTGGCAGCAGACGCTGTTTCTGACCGTGATCACCGCGTCGCAGGCGTTCCTCAATCATCGCGGCATTCGCATCACGAGCAAGATCACCGACCTGTCGGGCTATCTGATCTTCGTGGTGACGATCCTTCTGGTCGGGTCGCTGCTGGTGTATTCGCCGGTCAAGATCGATCTGTCGCGGCTCTATACGTTCACCAATTTCACGGGTGTGGACGGCGGCGCGTGGCCGAAGCAGACCATGGCGATGGCGTTCCTCTCAGGCCTGCTGCTGACCGCCTATACGATTACCGGCTTCGACGCGTCGGCGCATACGTCGGAGGAGACCCATCAGGCGGCGCGCAATGTGCCGCGCGGTATCGTCGGTTCGGTGTTCTGGTCGACGACCTTCGGCTACGTGATGGTGTGCGCGTTCGTGCTGGTCATGCCGGATATCGGCGCGGCCGTGAAGCAGGGCACGGGTTTCTTCGAAGCGATTCTTGCGCCGATTCCGGGGCCGCTGCGCATCGTGATCGAATTGCTGATGTTCTTCATCAACTACGTCTGCGGTCTGGCGGCGGTCACGTCCACCTCGCGCATGATGTTCGCGTTTGCCCGCGACGGCGGCCTGCCCGCGTCGAAGTGGCTGCGTAAAGTGAATGCCGCGCATCGCACGCCGGGCGCCGCGATCTGGACCTCGGCGGTGCTGGCGATCGTCGTCACGTTGTACGGCGATGCGTTTACCGTGCTGAGCGCCGGGAGCGCCGTGTTCCTGTTCATCTCGTACGCCATGCCGATCGCGGCCGGCATTCTCGCCGAAGGCCGCACGTGGAACGAGAAAGGCCCGTTCCAGTTGGGCATGCTGTCGAAGCCTTTCGCGGTGGCGGCGGTGATCGGCGCACTGGTGCTTGCCTATGTCGGTATGCAGCCGCCGAATCAGAAAGTCGTCTACGTGATCGTCGGCTTGCTCGCGGTGCTGCTGGCGATCTGGTACGGCGCGGGTGTGCGCAACAGCTTCGCCGGGCCGCCGATCGGCAAGGTGTCCAAAGAACGCGAAAGCGAATTGCGCGGCATGGAGGGGCAGTTGGGAGAAAGTTGA
- a CDS encoding SDR family NAD(P)-dependent oxidoreductase, translating into MSRSAGRLEGKIAIVSGGATGAGGAASLLFAEEGAQVAVVDINTDAGEEVVTRIRAAGGSAELFAADVSKRAAVDAAVAGIMARFGRIDVLFNHAGSIVVKPFVDTTDEDYDWLMNVNVKSMFMMTRSVLPHMLAAGGGSIVCTASISSVAATPLEVLYCTTKGACAMFARAIAVEYRDRGIRCNAVCPGFIDTPHGRREISALAKYGFDASEAALSVQQGRLCAPEEVARAALFLASDDASFVNGAHLYVDNCFTAA; encoded by the coding sequence ATGAGCAGATCGGCAGGCAGGCTCGAAGGCAAGATCGCAATCGTGTCGGGCGGCGCAACGGGCGCGGGCGGCGCGGCCTCGTTGCTGTTCGCCGAGGAAGGCGCGCAGGTCGCCGTCGTCGATATCAATACGGATGCCGGCGAGGAAGTGGTGACGCGGATTCGCGCGGCGGGCGGCAGCGCCGAGCTGTTCGCCGCCGACGTGTCGAAGCGCGCGGCCGTCGATGCCGCCGTGGCCGGCATCATGGCGCGCTTCGGACGTATCGACGTGCTGTTCAATCACGCCGGCAGCATTGTCGTGAAGCCGTTCGTCGACACCACCGACGAAGACTACGACTGGCTCATGAACGTCAACGTGAAGAGCATGTTCATGATGACGCGGTCCGTGCTGCCGCACATGCTCGCTGCGGGCGGCGGCTCGATCGTCTGCACGGCGTCGATCTCGTCGGTGGCGGCGACGCCGCTCGAAGTGCTTTACTGCACCACCAAAGGCGCATGCGCGATGTTCGCGCGCGCCATCGCCGTCGAGTATCGCGACCGGGGGATTCGCTGCAATGCCGTGTGCCCCGGCTTTATCGACACGCCGCATGGACGCCGCGAAATCAGCGCGCTCGCGAAGTACGGCTTCGACGCGAGCGAAGCCGCCTTGTCGGTGCAGCAGGGCCGCCTGTGCGCGCCGGAAGAAGTGGCGCGCGCCGCGCTCTTTCTCGCGAGCGACGACGCGAGTTTCGTCAACGGCGCACACCTGTACGTCGATAACTGCTTCACGGCCGCGTGA
- a CDS encoding helix-turn-helix domain-containing protein encodes MQAVNQTSGAVEIRCCRNIDEQAMLLDAWNQSYCQISRGAFDGSVSSCHAGGVRVLVERLNRTVYQRGQVAASRVAVGIPFQLEGHALLCGQTSHRDGLHVFSGDGGFEFLSPDKHVVVNLEIEPGAIDDPLVRSQLDEITRRLGAKPGVLNVDPARLQGFREVLKQLLDAVAATPTLLDDAGVAAAFEKSVIFGLADVLQDLRDTDPHGNSEARTARNWQLVRGVRELIEGSPHCPLSVAELCARFRASRRTLQYAFEETLGVNPSAYMRAVRLDHVRRELRGSASVTEVATRWGFWHFGNFSNEYRGQFGELPSQTWKRSRTV; translated from the coding sequence ATGCAGGCGGTCAATCAGACGAGCGGCGCAGTCGAAATTCGTTGTTGCCGCAACATCGATGAGCAGGCGATGCTGCTCGACGCATGGAACCAGAGCTATTGCCAGATCTCGCGCGGCGCCTTCGACGGCTCGGTGAGTTCGTGCCACGCGGGCGGCGTGCGGGTGCTGGTCGAGCGCCTGAACCGCACGGTCTATCAGCGCGGCCAGGTGGCGGCCTCCAGGGTCGCGGTGGGCATTCCGTTTCAGCTCGAAGGACACGCATTGTTGTGCGGGCAGACGAGTCATCGCGACGGCCTGCATGTGTTTTCCGGCGACGGCGGCTTCGAGTTTCTGTCGCCCGACAAGCATGTGGTGGTGAACCTCGAAATCGAGCCGGGTGCGATCGACGATCCCCTGGTGCGATCGCAACTCGACGAAATCACACGCCGACTGGGTGCGAAGCCCGGCGTGCTGAATGTCGACCCCGCAAGACTGCAGGGCTTTCGCGAAGTGCTGAAGCAGTTGCTCGACGCCGTCGCGGCCACGCCCACTTTGCTCGACGACGCCGGTGTGGCCGCGGCGTTCGAGAAGTCAGTCATATTCGGTCTCGCCGATGTCTTGCAGGACTTACGCGACACCGATCCGCACGGCAATAGCGAGGCGCGCACTGCGCGGAACTGGCAGCTGGTGCGTGGCGTTCGTGAATTGATCGAAGGCTCGCCGCATTGTCCGCTTTCGGTCGCGGAGTTATGCGCCCGGTTCCGCGCGAGCCGCCGCACTTTGCAATATGCGTTCGAAGAGACCCTCGGCGTCAACCCTTCCGCTTATATGCGCGCTGTTCGGCTCGATCACGTGCGCCGTGAATTGCGCGGCTCGGCTTCCGTAACGGAAGTCGCCACGCGCTGGGGATTCTGGCATTTTGGGAATTTCTCCAACGAGTATCGCGGGCAGTTCGGCGAGTTGCCGTCGCAGACCTGGAAAAGGAGCCGAACCGTTTAG
- a CDS encoding LysE family translocator — MSTTSLFFTAAGVGLAIAAPVGPMGMLCIRRTLTGGPRAGLAIGFGIATGDAAYGLIAALGLVSISQFMLAYDRPLHLLAGLFLLYLGVRTLLQKAPADAANGAANDAANGNGKLTQVGRAGALRAYASSLLLTLTNPQTVIMFAALFTTLAPRGAFSSSIALTTVGGVFCGSIAWWCFLVTVVSLARHAIGSKLRVAIDRIVGLMLAAFGVVEIRRAL; from the coding sequence ATGTCCACCACCAGTCTCTTCTTTACCGCCGCGGGCGTCGGGCTCGCCATTGCCGCGCCGGTCGGCCCGATGGGCATGCTGTGCATCCGCCGCACGCTGACCGGCGGTCCGCGCGCCGGACTTGCAATCGGCTTCGGCATCGCGACCGGCGACGCGGCCTATGGTCTGATCGCGGCGCTCGGCCTTGTCAGCATCTCGCAGTTCATGCTCGCGTACGACCGCCCGTTGCATCTGCTCGCCGGGTTGTTCCTGTTGTATCTGGGCGTGCGCACGCTGCTGCAGAAAGCCCCTGCTGACGCGGCAAATGGCGCCGCAAACGATGCGGCAAACGGCAACGGCAAGCTCACGCAAGTGGGCCGCGCCGGCGCGCTGCGCGCGTACGCGAGTTCGTTGCTGCTGACGCTGACCAATCCGCAAACCGTCATCATGTTCGCCGCACTGTTCACCACGCTCGCCCCGCGCGGCGCGTTTTCATCGAGCATTGCGCTGACTACGGTGGGCGGCGTGTTCTGCGGCTCGATTGCATGGTGGTGCTTCCTCGTGACCGTGGTGTCGCTCGCGCGCCATGCGATCGGCAGCAAACTGCGCGTCGCCATCGACCGGATAGTGGGACTCATGCTGGCGGCCTTCGGCGTCGTGGAGATTCGCCGGGCGCTTTGA
- a CDS encoding sulfite exporter TauE/SafE family protein, with protein sequence MALPHIDLLYSVSGLFVGFLVGLTGVGGGSLMTPILVLLFNVHPATAVGTDLLYAAATKATGTLVHGLKGSVDWQVTLRLAAGSVPAATITLILLHRYGMDTPGASRLIQIVLGAALLVTAVALVFRPQLAALGARRQRAPRQGRTLALTMLTGAVLGVLVSLTSVGAGAIGVTVLLLLYPLLPTTRIVGSDIAHAVPLTLLAGAGHWLLGSVDWSMLLSLLVGSLPGIALGSYLSSRAPDALLRNLLAATLTLVGVRLVLA encoded by the coding sequence ATGGCTCTTCCCCACATCGATCTGCTGTACTCCGTCTCCGGCCTGTTCGTGGGCTTTCTGGTCGGGCTGACGGGCGTCGGCGGCGGCTCGCTGATGACGCCGATCCTCGTCCTGCTGTTCAACGTGCATCCGGCCACGGCCGTCGGCACCGACCTGCTGTACGCGGCGGCCACCAAGGCGACCGGCACGCTCGTGCACGGCCTGAAGGGCTCCGTCGACTGGCAGGTGACCCTGCGGCTCGCCGCCGGCAGCGTGCCGGCGGCCACGATCACGCTGATTCTGCTGCATCGTTACGGCATGGACACGCCGGGCGCCAGCCGGCTGATCCAGATCGTGCTCGGCGCGGCGTTGCTGGTGACGGCGGTGGCGCTGGTGTTTCGTCCGCAACTCGCGGCGCTCGGCGCGCGCCGGCAGCGCGCGCCGCGTCAGGGACGCACGCTCGCGCTGACCATGCTGACCGGCGCGGTGCTCGGCGTACTGGTGTCGCTGACGTCGGTCGGGGCGGGCGCCATCGGCGTGACGGTGTTGTTGTTGCTCTATCCGCTTTTGCCGACCACGCGCATCGTCGGTTCCGACATCGCGCACGCGGTGCCGCTTACGCTGCTGGCGGGAGCCGGCCATTGGCTGCTGGGTTCGGTCGACTGGTCGATGCTGCTGTCGCTGCTGGTGGGCTCGCTGCCAGGCATCGCGCTCGGCAGCTATCTGTCCTCACGCGCGCCGGACGCGCTGCTGCGCAACCTGCTCGCCGCCACGCTCACGCTGGTCGGCGTGCGCCTCGTGCTGGCCTGA
- a CDS encoding BON domain-containing protein, protein MKSVGFLKTLGSVVAMVVACNVYAQASDATATGTTAAPAASAKATKKANSQLGRKVRSALAKAQGIDVSNIAVRARGGAVTLTGSVPDQSQIDAAGEAAKGVAGVTSVSNKLTVVQQ, encoded by the coding sequence ATGAAATCGGTCGGTTTTCTGAAAACGCTGGGCTCGGTGGTGGCAATGGTGGTGGCGTGCAATGTGTACGCTCAGGCAAGCGACGCAACGGCAACGGGCACGACCGCCGCGCCGGCTGCAAGCGCCAAGGCCACCAAGAAGGCAAACAGCCAGCTGGGTCGCAAGGTGCGTAGCGCGTTGGCCAAGGCGCAAGGTATCGACGTGTCGAACATCGCCGTGCGCGCTCGTGGCGGCGCGGTGACGCTCACGGGCTCGGTGCCCGACCAAAGCCAGATCGACGCTGCCGGCGAAGCCGCCAAGGGCGTTGCAGGCGTGACGTCGGTGTCGAACAAGCTGACCGTTGTGCAGCAGTAA
- a CDS encoding TAXI family TRAP transporter solute-binding subunit, whose amino-acid sequence MKPATGRKSPPRLVARFVAISWRDLAVSFGPILLIAAVAIWVAVRLIQPAPPSTLTISAGPEGSTFWNAAQKYKEILARNRITLNVLPSEGSLQNLKRLSDPKSNVDVGFVQDGVAPGSASDGLMSLGSVAYVPLAIFYHGPTVTRLSEFKGERLAVGAEGSGTRELALALLKANGIVPGGATKLLPLSGDDAADALVSGKVDAAFLAGDSAQPAVMGKLYRTPNVQFYDFSQADAYTRRFPYLTELMMPMGAFDLGKNLPSAPIHMVAPTVELVARDSLHPALSDLLIEAAREVHGKANILQRAGEFPAPLAHDFPISDDAARYYKSGKSFLYRILPFWLASLADRLLVVVVPLIVLLVPALRLVPSLYAWRVKSRIYRWYGALIAIERSALSDHSPAERASLLERLDAIEESVNGLKMPLAYADQFYVLREHIGFVRQRLTQPREAQRDGAGDEAQGADSGRGETGEAGASSTPSEPSAANEAAEIGETPNDDAAKPY is encoded by the coding sequence ATGAAGCCAGCCACCGGCCGCAAAAGCCCTCCCCGTCTCGTCGCCCGTTTCGTCGCCATCTCCTGGCGCGATCTCGCCGTCTCGTTCGGGCCGATCCTGCTGATCGCCGCCGTCGCGATCTGGGTCGCCGTGCGGCTGATCCAGCCCGCGCCGCCCAGTACGCTGACGATCAGCGCCGGCCCGGAAGGCAGCACCTTCTGGAACGCCGCCCAGAAGTACAAGGAGATTCTGGCGCGCAACCGCATCACGCTGAACGTGCTGCCCTCGGAAGGCTCACTGCAGAATCTCAAGCGCCTGTCCGATCCGAAGTCGAACGTGGATGTCGGCTTCGTGCAGGACGGCGTCGCGCCCGGCTCCGCGTCCGACGGTCTGATGTCGCTCGGCAGCGTGGCCTATGTGCCGCTCGCGATCTTCTATCACGGGCCGACCGTCACGCGGCTCTCCGAATTCAAGGGTGAGCGGCTCGCGGTCGGCGCCGAAGGCAGCGGCACGCGCGAGCTGGCGCTCGCGCTGCTCAAGGCCAACGGCATCGTGCCGGGCGGCGCGACCAAACTGCTGCCGCTCTCGGGCGACGACGCCGCCGACGCACTCGTCTCCGGCAAGGTCGACGCGGCGTTCCTTGCCGGCGATTCGGCGCAACCGGCGGTGATGGGCAAGCTCTACCGCACGCCGAACGTGCAGTTCTACGATTTCTCGCAGGCCGACGCCTACACACGCCGCTTTCCCTATCTGACAGAGCTGATGATGCCGATGGGCGCGTTCGACCTCGGCAAGAACCTGCCGTCCGCGCCGATTCACATGGTGGCGCCGACAGTCGAACTGGTGGCGCGCGACTCGCTGCACCCCGCGCTTTCCGACCTGTTGATCGAAGCCGCGCGCGAGGTGCACGGCAAGGCGAACATCCTGCAGCGGGCCGGCGAATTCCCCGCGCCGCTCGCCCACGATTTCCCGATCAGCGACGACGCCGCCCGCTACTACAAGTCGGGCAAGAGCTTCCTCTACCGGATCCTGCCGTTCTGGCTCGCGAGTCTCGCCGACCGGCTGCTGGTGGTCGTGGTGCCGCTGATCGTGTTGCTGGTGCCGGCCTTGCGGCTCGTCCCGTCGCTGTATGCATGGCGGGTGAAATCGCGCATTTACCGCTGGTACGGCGCGCTGATCGCGATCGAACGCAGCGCCCTCAGCGATCATTCGCCCGCCGAACGCGCCTCGTTGCTCGAACGGCTCGACGCCATCGAGGAATCCGTCAACGGTCTGAAGATGCCGCTTGCCTATGCGGATCAGTTCTACGTGCTGCGCGAGCACATCGGCTTCGTGCGCCAGCGGCTCACGCAGCCCCGCGAGGCGCAGCGCGACGGCGCCGGGGATGAGGCGCAAGGCGCGGACAGCGGGCGCGGCGAGACCGGCGAAGCAGGCGCTTCGTCCACGCCGTCCGAGCCGTCCGCCGCGAACGAAGCGGCCGAAATCGGCGAAACGCCCAACGACGACGCCGCGAAACCCTATTGA